Proteins from one Muntiacus reevesi chromosome X, mMunRee1.1, whole genome shotgun sequence genomic window:
- the GCNA gene encoding germ cell nuclear acidic protein isoform X2, which produces MLLFFSVWSLSYVVIDSDSDDDCLPEKKRPKIHDKSSKDESKKQPATNKQPTNESPILITDDDDDDDDDDLENPVMTKDDSCDQDKIVEKEEENDEFTVTQHKLSSGAGKQNLLKIRRQLPNDDRKAKPEILDRKLSTNGKPIPVVEQPRKRKYKTKNITVPPAVKERKKSKPSKKKPKTVKFEKSKRGNSQCKIPGCFFHGLENLKQYSGKNYKQNKDELIQKIYSLLNSSVFDQKMPEKIEIGWSKKMVRSAGLCTTGKLRYPKRQRYAKIRISLKVCDSADRLRDTLIHEVCHAASWLLDGVRDSHGDMWRYYARKSNMVHPELPKVTRCHNYKINYKIYYECTQCKSRVGRYSRSLDTTRFICAKCKGSLVLLPLTRKDGTPIQPHVRPFAKYVQENYRKVKRETEGISHGDVMRKLSKDFIAKKQSQGL; this is translated from the exons atgcttttgtttttctctgtctggtcACTCAGCTACGTGGTGATTGACTCAGACTCTGATGATGACTGCCTCCCTGAGAAAAAGAGACCTAAGATACATGACAAAAGTAGCAAAG ATGAGAGTAAGAAACAGCCTGCCACTAATAAGCAGCCGACCAATGAGTCTCCAATACTTAtcactgatgatgatgatgatgatgatgatgatgatttggAGAACCCTGTGATGACAAAAGATGATTCATGTGATCAGGACAAAATTGtcgaaaaagaggaagaaaatgatgaGTTTACTGTTACCCAGCACAAGTTATCTTCTGGAGCTGGTAAGCAGAATCTTCTGAAGATTCGCCGCCAGCTGCCAAATGATGATCGTAAAGCTAAACCAGAGATTTTAGATAGAAAGTTGTCAACTAATGGAAAGCCTATACCTGTGGTGGAACAaccaaggaaaaggaaatataaaaccaaaaacataactgtgccacctg CTGTTAAAGAACGAAAGAAGAGTAAGCCTTCAAAGAAGAAACCCAAGACAGTGAAATTTGAAAAATCCAAGCGTGG GAATTCTCAGTGCAAAATACCTGGATGTTTCTTTCATGGCCTTGAAAACTTAAAGCAGTATTCTGGAAAGAACTACAAACAAAATAAGGATGAACTGATTCAGAAAATCTACAGTCTGCTTAACAGCTCTGTCTTTGATCAAAAG ATGCCGGAGAAAATTGAGATTGGCTGGAGTAAAAAGATGGTGAGAAGTGCTGGCTTATGCACCACTGGCAAGCTTCGATACCCTAAGAGACAGCGTTATGCTAAGATTCGGATTTCTCTGAAAGTCTGCGACTCTGCAG ACCGACTCCGAGACACTTTGATCCATGAGGTATGCCATGCAGCCTCCTGGCTGCTCGATGGCGTCCGTGATTCTCACGGTGACATGTGGAGGTATTATGCCCGAAAATCGAATATGGTGCACCCggagttgcccaaggtcacccgtTGCCATAACTACAAGATTAACTACAAGATTTATTACGAGTGTACTCAGTGCAAATCCAG GGTCGGGCGCTACAGCCGATCATTGGATACCACCCGCTTCATCTGTGCCAAGTGCAAAGGCTCTCTGGTCTTGTTGCCACTAACTCGGAAGGATGGAACCCCCATTCAGCCCCACGTGAGGCCATTTGCCAAATATGTACAGGAGAATTACAGAAAAGTCAAGAGGGAGACAGAAGggataagtcatggggatgtgatGAGAAAGCTCAGCAAGGATTTTATTGCCAAAAAGCAAAGTCAGGGTCTTTGA
- the GCNA gene encoding germ cell nuclear acidic protein isoform X1 has translation MDLPKEGADSLKTKDDKRSVITVDSGSDEDDCFITGVSVKKEKLSYVVIDSDSDDDCLPEKKRPKIHDKSSKDESKKQPATNKQPTNESPILITDDDDDDDDDDLENPVMTKDDSCDQDKIVEKEEENDEFTVTQHKLSSGAGKQNLLKIRRQLPNDDRKAKPEILDRKLSTNGKPIPVVEQPRKRKYKTKNITVPPAVKERKKSKPSKKKPKTVKFEKSKRGNSQCKIPGCFFHGLENLKQYSGKNYKQNKDELIQKIYSLLNSSVFDQKMPEKIEIGWSKKMVRSAGLCTTGKLRYPKRQRYAKIRISLKVCDSADRLRDTLIHEVCHAASWLLDGVRDSHGDMWRYYARKSNMVHPELPKVTRCHNYKINYKIYYECTQCKSRVGRYSRSLDTTRFICAKCKGSLVLLPLTRKDGTPIQPHVRPFAKYVQENYRKVKRETEGISHGDVMRKLSKDFIAKKQSQGL, from the exons CTACGTGGTGATTGACTCAGACTCTGATGATGACTGCCTCCCTGAGAAAAAGAGACCTAAGATACATGACAAAAGTAGCAAAG ATGAGAGTAAGAAACAGCCTGCCACTAATAAGCAGCCGACCAATGAGTCTCCAATACTTAtcactgatgatgatgatgatgatgatgatgatgatttggAGAACCCTGTGATGACAAAAGATGATTCATGTGATCAGGACAAAATTGtcgaaaaagaggaagaaaatgatgaGTTTACTGTTACCCAGCACAAGTTATCTTCTGGAGCTGGTAAGCAGAATCTTCTGAAGATTCGCCGCCAGCTGCCAAATGATGATCGTAAAGCTAAACCAGAGATTTTAGATAGAAAGTTGTCAACTAATGGAAAGCCTATACCTGTGGTGGAACAaccaaggaaaaggaaatataaaaccaaaaacataactgtgccacctg CTGTTAAAGAACGAAAGAAGAGTAAGCCTTCAAAGAAGAAACCCAAGACAGTGAAATTTGAAAAATCCAAGCGTGG GAATTCTCAGTGCAAAATACCTGGATGTTTCTTTCATGGCCTTGAAAACTTAAAGCAGTATTCTGGAAAGAACTACAAACAAAATAAGGATGAACTGATTCAGAAAATCTACAGTCTGCTTAACAGCTCTGTCTTTGATCAAAAG ATGCCGGAGAAAATTGAGATTGGCTGGAGTAAAAAGATGGTGAGAAGTGCTGGCTTATGCACCACTGGCAAGCTTCGATACCCTAAGAGACAGCGTTATGCTAAGATTCGGATTTCTCTGAAAGTCTGCGACTCTGCAG ACCGACTCCGAGACACTTTGATCCATGAGGTATGCCATGCAGCCTCCTGGCTGCTCGATGGCGTCCGTGATTCTCACGGTGACATGTGGAGGTATTATGCCCGAAAATCGAATATGGTGCACCCggagttgcccaaggtcacccgtTGCCATAACTACAAGATTAACTACAAGATTTATTACGAGTGTACTCAGTGCAAATCCAG GGTCGGGCGCTACAGCCGATCATTGGATACCACCCGCTTCATCTGTGCCAAGTGCAAAGGCTCTCTGGTCTTGTTGCCACTAACTCGGAAGGATGGAACCCCCATTCAGCCCCACGTGAGGCCATTTGCCAAATATGTACAGGAGAATTACAGAAAAGTCAAGAGGGAGACAGAAGggataagtcatggggatgtgatGAGAAAGCTCAGCAAGGATTTTATTGCCAAAAAGCAAAGTCAGGGTCTTTGA